From Bacteroidales bacterium, one genomic window encodes:
- a CDS encoding FKBP-type peptidyl-prolyl cis-trans isomerase, with protein MKKILLTAVAITLVIVSCQKQDNENTYVSQEQSIDSYVTGLVSTNGYKVVRLNGSNRVIVKSSAAADSLETGDSLYFHYSGYVFSSGKGDLFVTNDTAVARVNNFVTDGAAKKIVLGNDGLISGLHNGLHGVKTGEECYIVFSGKYGYGNSVMFNLSKLTPLLFDITVDKVVKK; from the coding sequence ATGAAAAAAATACTCCTTACAGCGGTTGCTATAACACTTGTGATTGTTTCTTGCCAGAAGCAGGATAACGAGAATACTTATGTTTCTCAGGAGCAGAGCATTGACAGCTATGTCACCGGTCTTGTAAGCACAAACGGCTATAAAGTGGTTAGGCTCAATGGCTCCAATAGAGTGATTGTTAAGAGTTCTGCAGCTGCTGATTCTTTGGAGACGGGAGATTCCCTATATTTTCACTACTCCGGATATGTGTTTTCCAGCGGCAAAGGAGACTTGTTTGTGACTAATGATACTGCTGTTGCAAGGGTCAATAATTTTGTGACGGACGGAGCTGCAAAGAAGATAGTGCTTGGAAATGACGGACTTATAAGCGGGCTACATAATGGCTTGCACGGAGTTAAGACAGGCGAGGAGTGCTATATTGTTTTCTCCGGAAAATATGGTTACGGCAATAGTGTAATGTTTAACCTGAGCAAACTTACGCCGCTATTGTTTGACATCACAGTAGACAAAGTGGTAAAAAAATAA
- a CDS encoding FKBP-type peptidyl-prolyl cis-trans isomerase, translated as MNKFAPMINRYKAVLMVNKCKVVLMVALCAMCFSSCAKDDDESSTSIQKRILDSYVKVNYPNATKLADGLTILEEKAGTGTKALTSNMVCYVHYNTYSLEGTCKSTTDSVLARHLGTYDASLYYGPTFFVIGTGQTSVGLEELFKRMKKGGYAKAIIPPWLTSYSTSYSGTTSSSQESSVNVIYEVKMGDIISDLNEFQKDSLEAYSNKYFGGLDSTAYGYYFKNYTHPKGVPDADTITANTNVHVWYIGRLLDGYVFDTNIEDTAKKYGIYSSSTTYSALSVEMQEKYTDMTSSTTTSSSSSSDGSVVGGFARALKGMTVLDHATTFFSSAYGYGSTSTMSSGKGVPEYSMLRFDIWMANEDDDDYPPTMKKSTASSVSSSSGASRTGSTSKGSTVSKGKTYQVPFFLKKQ; from the coding sequence ATGAATAAATTTGCACCAATGATTAATAGATACAAAGCGGTTTTAATGGTTAACAAATGCAAAGTTGTCCTAATGGTTGCTCTTTGTGCAATGTGTTTTAGCTCGTGCGCAAAAGATGATGATGAGAGCAGCACGTCAATTCAAAAGAGAATTCTGGACTCCTATGTCAAAGTCAATTATCCGAATGCAACAAAGCTTGCAGACGGGCTGACTATTTTGGAGGAGAAAGCCGGAACTGGTACAAAAGCGCTGACCAGCAATATGGTTTGCTACGTACACTATAATACTTATTCTCTGGAAGGTACATGCAAAAGTACAACTGATTCCGTACTTGCAAGACATTTAGGAACTTATGATGCAAGTTTATACTACGGTCCTACATTCTTTGTGATAGGTACGGGGCAAACATCTGTAGGATTGGAAGAATTGTTTAAGAGAATGAAAAAAGGAGGTTACGCAAAAGCAATAATTCCACCATGGTTAACTTCATATTCTACTTCTTATTCTGGTACCACTTCCTCTTCACAAGAGAGTTCTGTGAATGTGATATATGAAGTGAAAATGGGCGACATTATTTCTGATTTGAATGAATTTCAGAAGGATTCCCTAGAGGCTTATTCTAATAAATATTTTGGCGGACTGGATTCTACTGCATACGGTTATTATTTCAAAAATTATACTCATCCAAAGGGTGTTCCTGATGCAGATACTATCACCGCAAACACTAATGTACACGTTTGGTACATAGGACGTTTGCTTGACGGGTATGTGTTTGATACAAACATTGAGGACACAGCAAAGAAATATGGCATATACAGTTCCAGCACAACTTATTCTGCATTGAGCGTAGAGATGCAGGAGAAATATACGGACATGACCTCCAGCACCACAACATCTTCATCCAGCAGCAGCGACGGTTCTGTAGTAGGGGGATTTGCAAGGGCGCTAAAAGGAATGACAGTTCTTGACCACGCTACTACATTCTTCTCATCTGCATACGGTTATGGCTCTACAAGTACAATGAGCAGCGGCAAAGGCGTTCCGGAATATTCAATGTTAAGATTCGATATTTGGATGGCAAATGAAGACGATGACGATTATCCTCCGACAATG